A genomic region of Elephas maximus indicus isolate mEleMax1 chromosome 10, mEleMax1 primary haplotype, whole genome shotgun sequence contains the following coding sequences:
- the LOC126084606 gene encoding LOW QUALITY PROTEIN: olfactory receptor 4L1-like (The sequence of the model RefSeq protein was modified relative to this genomic sequence to represent the inferred CDS: substituted 1 base at 1 genomic stop codon): MDIRNTSMITEFVLLGLTSTWELEIFFFLIFLLSYAAIMAGNLLIVVTVTFDFHLNSTPMYFLLGNLSFLDMTISTITTPKMITDFLREKKTISLWGCMVQMFFLHFLGGNEMTLLVIMAVDRYIAICKPLHYTAIMNHRVLVGSVLLSWGVGFVHTMSQMVFTITLPFCGPNVVDNIFCDLPLVLKLVCTDTYLLELLVIADSGLLSFICFVLLLISYTVILVTVXHRSSGGLSKALSTLSAHITVVTLFFGPCIFIYAWPFSSLSVDKFLSVFYSVITPLLNPIIYTLRNQEMKAAMSSLRIQHVSSRQNL, encoded by the coding sequence ATGGATATAAGGAATACCTCAATGATAACTGAATTTGTTTTGTTAGGACTCACCAGCACTTGGgaacttgaaattttcttttttctcatatttttgttGAGCTATGCAGCAATCATGGCAGGGAACCTTCTCATTGTGGTCACCGTAACCTTTGATTTTCACCTGAATTCTACACCTATGTACTTCCTCCTTGGAAATCTCTCCTTCCTTGATATGACTATTTCCACAATCACAACCCCTAAGATGATCACAGATTTcctcagagaaaagaaaacaatttccTTGTGGGGTTGCATGGTTCAGATGTTCTTCCTCCACTTTTTAGGAGGCAATGAGATGACTCTTCTTGTAATTATGGCTGTTGATCGGTACATTGCAATATGCAAACCTCTTCACTACACAGCCATCATGAACCACCGGGTACTCGTGGGTTCTGTGCTGCTGTCCTGGGGTGTTGGCTTTGTGCACACTATGAGCCAGATGGTTTTTACTATCACCTTGCCTTTCTGTGGCCCCAATGTGGTGGACAATATTTTTTGTGACCTTCCCCTAGTTCTAAAACTTGTTTGCACTGACACGTATCTTCTGGAGTTACTGGTAATTGCTGACAGCGGACTGTTATCTTTCATCTGCTTCGTACTCTTGCTCATTTCCTACACTGTAATTCTGGTGACCGTCTGACATCGGTCCTCTGGTGGACTCTCCAAGGCTCTGTCCACACTGTCTGCTCATATCACTGTAGTCACTCTGTTCTTTGGGCCATGTATCTTCATTTACGCTTGGCCATTTAGTAGCTTATCAGTGGATaaatttctttctgtattttattcAGTCATCACACCCTTACTGAACCCCATTATTTATACTCTGAGGAATCAGGAGATGAAAGCAGCCATGAGTAGCCTGAGGATCCAGCATGTCAGCTCCAGGCAGAACTTATAG